The genomic region AACTACACCCTGAATCAGCTGCTACACCCAGGTGTAGCATGTATGGTGATCTGAGATATACCGATGGATGGAGGCATGCCTGCATTACGGGTGGAACAGGACAGGCAGTTTTCTTTTGCTCTCTGCAACAAACAGCCCAGAAATAAACCCACGCACTGCTGAGCCAGATAAGAGTGTTTCTGCTTCTGCTCCTGTCAGTTATCTGAAGCCAATATTACCTAGGCCCACATTCCCAGAAGCGCAgtggttaaaaaaataaaaataaaaaacccatTTTCTCAAGAATTGAGATGACCTCATTATAAGAGAGGTTGGAGGTCGAACTGCAGTGATGATGAGCTGCAAAACTTCCCTCGTACCTGAGGAACACTTTGTCCTCCAGCAGACCTGCACCTGTTACCGCCAGCACTCCGCTCAGTGCCCATGAGAATGGGTTGGTGAACGTCACCACTGCAATCTGGCCGTCGCAGGCAACAATGGAGTCCTCATTCTCAACCTGCAAAATAAACTAAAATTCTTGGTACAAGACCAAGCATGCTACAAAAATTTCCATACACCATACTCTGGTGTGATAAAGTTGCAAAGAgttacattaacacacacacagacacacacacacacacacacacacacacacactgacagtgGCTGCCCCACCTGTATGTTGATGACGGGGCTGCTGATGTTAAACTCTCTTCTGAGGCCAGCACCCTCTCCTGAGAGGTCGTGTCCACCAGCACCACGGCCAGGTTGACCAAGTGACTGTCCCCAAGCGCGGCGCATTGGCTGGACGGGATCTGGTGTTTCAACACCTTACCTGAGCCAAGAACCAAGGAGAAGAAATTTGACTGCAGGTTTTTCCAAGAAAATGCTAACAGGAAAATGCTAACTCTTTCTCATTACAACCCTCACCTATAGGCAAGTTCTTTAGCACTAAATACACGGTTTACTGCAGGAATACCGCATATGCAGGACAAGTTTCCCCAAATGCAGATAAGACCAACGTACAGACAGAACAGCCATTTAAATTCACAGCTGGAAAACCCTTTTAGTGTCGATAAGCTTAATCTGTATTTGGTGTTAGGAGCAGCTGTCATACACACGCATGGAAGAATATGCTGAGcgcatatccacacacacacacacacacacacacacacacacacacacacacacacacacacacacacacacacacacacacacacacatactttcatGAGGAGCAAGCTGGATCAGGTTCCGAGCCTCCCACAAGGTTCGGGACGGACTGCTGTTGTAACTCTTTGCCTGAGCGTTCACGTGTTCTCTCACTGATTTCCTAACGTTGTCcttgttagtgacagtgacggAGAAGGTGACGTGTTCTCCCATAACAGGCACGTTCACAAGGTGCAGGCCCACAGACAGACCCCCAGCTGATCCTAcgcagaaagagaaagagacacctTAGCACTTTACTGTGCTTATTCATGGTCCCAAAAACTGTAAACGGTCCAATCAGAACTCACTGGTGCCATGTGCTTCAGGTAGCCCTGGCACTGAAAGAGCCATATTTAGAGTTGCatctggagaaaaaaaaaacagcatttcAGGCGTGTAAAAACACAATTTCTGAAAGTCTCCATTTGTTGTCCGTCCCtgtcacgcatgcacacacacctttgcTGTGTTTGTAAGTGGAGGTGATGTCCTGGAGGCGGTTGGAGCCCAGGCTCTTGGTACAGATGAGCGttcccactctctctgtgtccatGGTGCAGGTTTGCTTTTGCCCCGGGCAgaccacgtacacacacacgtcggCGTTGACCTCAGCGTAGATGAACGGGGTGTCGTAGGGTGTGTTGAGCCGACGCTCACGAACAGCTCGGACCGGGGCGGGACCGCACCTGTACACTCCTGTGACATGTTGGGATATGGGACGGCAAATTGAGTCTTGAGTGGTTAGGTGCAAACTCCTATAGGGTTACGGTGTATTACTATAACAACTGGGCAATTTGGAAGTTAGCACGTTTGGCTCTCAGCACTGAGATCTTGGGTTCAAGTcgctatctgagtggagtttctcTGTTCACCCTGTGCCTACATAGGTTTCCTTTGGGATCTCCTTTTTCCTCCCAAatatggaggttaggtaaactGGATGTCCTTAcaaaatactgtgtgtgtgtgtgtgtgtgtttctccatgTATAATAAACAGTTgtccgagtgtgtgtgaatgtagttCCATTCATTCAATAATGTCTGTGGATCAGTGATGCTCTAAGCTTCTGCGGGTTTAAGGACAACAGAAGAGGACTGACCGCCGCTCCTCTCCTGGGGAGTGGGATCAAGAACCTGCCAGCCATCCAaccctgatcccagatcaggcCTCTTCATCCAACACTCCACCCACGTGTGGAAGTTCCTGCAAACAACACAGCTATCTCAGCAGGCTTTTGCTCCCTCGTCCATTCAATAAATGTAAGTAAAAACAGTTATTTGGAAAATGTTAGGTTTCCGTATGAGGAAAATAAGGGGCTAAGTACACTAGCAAAATATTCCATCCAGAAGAAACACAATTGCTCAGAGTATTACTGAACGACTACTATTACAGAAATTCAGAACAATATTCAGTAGTGCATGACTGCTCACCAGATGCTGTCACGGCCCTGTGGCAGCTTTTCTCCTGCCTCGTTGTAGTATTCCTCGATCACCAGGTTCCCATTAGTGTCGTGAGCAGAGTTAAAACATGTGACCACACGAGTCGGGATACCGAGGGCTCTCATGACTGataagaacacacagacacacagtgctCTCCATCACATGTACTGGCAAACGTCCATAATGATGTAGCTTCAGAAACAGCAGCGTTGTGCTCCACACCTCTGCCGTTCAGCACCTGTGCACATGACGCCAGCAAAAACCCAGCACTGTCCGTATTTGATGGGCCTGAAGCGGGACAGGGCCCACTGTCTGAGGATGTCCCCGCTGCCTGTCCATGCGGAGGGCGGGATGCCGCCACTGGAGTCTTCCGACCAGTTCCCCTCCAGTACGCCACAGTCGTCGTTACAGTTGATCTGCTCAGAGACAAACACGGATGGAGAAAGCGAGACTGAGACGGAGCAGATACGCAGGTCGGAGACGCAGGgcaaggaggagtggagaggagatctgaggagggggagaggaacaCGAGAAGGTCCTCACCATAGCTGATACTACGCGGCTGATGTAGACGGGGTCAGCGCGCTGGCCGTAGTCCTGCCTCCAGTTCCTCTTGTGTTCGTTGCTCACCTGCAGCAGCGTCATACAGATGTCCAGGATGCCCCTCTCATACTGCAAGTACACCAGCAGAACATACCAGAACATTCCAGAACATCCCAGAACATTCATCCATGCTTTCACAATGTCCCTTTACAAAATGTATCAGTATGAAACAATACACATTCACTTAAGTCTAAAGTCATTAGTGTCTAACGTAAAGACCCAACCTTCTTTTAAGGTACTTTGAAATGCTTTTTCCAAGTACCTTAAAGGACCTTAAGGAACTGAGGACAGGTTAAATGCTAAACATCAGTGGGAAGGCCATTACCTGATCAAAACCCCAGGGTCTGAAGATTATGTTTTTGGGTGTGCCCTGATACAGCAGACCAAAGTCATTCCTCACATATTCCTCCCTCATATTCTCATCAGGCAGCCACACAGAGtcagctgaaacacacacacgcatgcatatgcacacacacacacacacacacaaacaaacacacacattccgtCAGTGACGTGTCACGttcaagactcagaagtgttgCGGCAGGACCGGGTACCATGTCTCAAACGCAGACCTTCTGTGAGACCTTCAGGTGGACCGAGGCTCACCTTCGCACCACGGGTTGCAGAGCAGAGCGAACTGGCCCGTCCTGCCGCTGTGTGACCCAGACGGGGACCTCAGCAGTAACTGGAGCCTGTAGACCCCGACCGGAGCAGTAGCGGGGCTGACCACCCACACTGTGGCCCTGTAAGGAGAGGTCGGGCCCGGCCCGGCCTGCTGGAACTGGGCAGCCCACTGAGACTGGGGCGGCTCTCTGGAGAGGGTGAACGGTATATCAAAATGAAGGCCATCTGCAGTGGAGAGAAGGAATGAAGGAGGAGGGGATTAATGAATCATACATGAGTGGAGAGAAAgtgaacaaataaataaaacaagacaTACAGGCTGAGGTGCAGGTTTAGATGGAGCGATAGCATACCTAGCACCGCTCTGAGAATCAGGTCATCTGTGATTCTCTTCAACGGCCCACTAAACCCAAGAGTAAGTCTGAAGGGCTGCCCTCTCCTCACAACCAGTGAACTAGAGCTTAAGCCTTCTGTCCTGTGATGCTTATGGTTCTGAGGCTTGTCCAGGTTCACATACTGAAGTTTcaaagctgcacacacacacacacacacacacacacacacacacacacacaaaaacacataagCATCTGAAAAAAATGTATGGCACTACAGAAATTTTGAAAAATGATGCAAATGGTGTGTAAACAGGACATTGAGATGTATTTCAGTTTCATGACAATTTCTGAAACAGCTAAAAACCGGTGTTCTGTCTTTTGAAGAGATGTATTCATGAATAATAAATACCAAGTAAAATGTTACCTTTGTAGATACACAATAActaaatatactaaataaatttaaatactTCTTCCATTGCACTTACCCTACCCTACCGGGTGCAGATACGGATGTTTCTAGAAGCTTACCTTCCATTATTGCTTTGTCCTGTTGCTCTGTACCTTTTCACACGGACAAAATATTTCACCCTGTCTTTATATTAGGCCCCAACTGGCACGTGTGTGAAGGTGTGCAAGGTGACCAAACTGGTTTTGTTCACGTCAGATTCAAAACATGCAACTCTTTGTGCCGATGTATTATGCAGTGCCGAGACAATGTGTTggtttgtgtctctgtctcacgATGGGAGTCTCAGGCTAAAGAACTCACTCCCAATTAAGTTACAAGATAATATGCAAATGAGAATGTTGCAAAGCTAACAAATTTCTTCCAAAACAAAaaactatttatttattcatttagtgACTAGGTGCAATTAgtgtcacaaaaacacagtaGTAGGCATGAAGAGGCACATCCAAAATACAtggataaatacacacacacacagtagtgtagaACAACCCCCAAACTTTGTGTATGCACTTGGAATAGATGGCTGGGCCATTGACGGCTTGTGAGTTACACTCTGTTgatttaaaaagtaaataatatACAATTAACACATCTAGAAACGGCCACACCACCCAGATTCCACAGAAGATGGCCCAGTACTGTAAAATAGTTCAGAGGAAATTCTAAAGCATTTCAGGTATGGGAAAAACATTAATCATTCAagcttttttattgtatttggCAACTTAAAATATGCTGCACAACAGAACCGTTGCAATAATTCCTGGATACTGTTTAATGAAAAACAACATAGGTTGGCACAAACCAACTTGCATGCAAACTACTAGTGTCGGGACGTTACCCTATTTCGTTAAGTaactctttttgtttgtttaatgtcACACAAGTTGAACATAGTAAAGAGTGCACGCATTCCAAGTCAGTTACACATTCTAGTGAGCAACCAGAAAAATGACGTGTAACTAATGATGTGGGTGGCTACTTTGTTGACAGACATTCGTTGtcatacactcatacataccAGAGAAATGATTTATTATGTACATTCACTTTTAAAGATAAACTGGGCTAAATGCCTTGGTCACAAAATAACATGACCCTTTTTTAATCTTTGTTCAGTTTTATTCTTCTAGCATCTATAATTAGTCACATTTTTATCAAATACATGAAATTTCACATATATTAAGAAACAGAACTTTAATGCTCCCTTAATCATGGTCATACATTAGCCACATTACAGTTTTAGTGGTTAACTCCATCACCGCTACCATAACACACCCTTATGAAGCATAAAACAGGCGTGATAGGGTGAGGAAAACACTGTGATTCACACAGGGCAGGAAGACCATAACAGGGAGACAGTACCTTCATATTCTCAGTCACATTTGTGTTATGTCATGTCTTTTCACTAAAGAAAACAGCACATTTCCAGTAATGGTTTAGTAGATGTCGTCTGGTtcattaaataatttttttattaaaaatctgtacacacatacactatttTATTCATTGCTTAATTATGAAATTCTCAAACATTATTTCTGATTACTGCCAATCTCCGTAATGATAAATCATGTGATTTAATAACAACACCGTTAATGTCTGGCAATAGATATCGGGAGTGGTTAAATGCCTCACAAAAGCCTGGGTCAGGAATGAATGACCATGTATTTACATCAGCAGTATCAGCCCCTGTGTGCAGTACACTGGAGTACACTGCAGTTTGTTTCCTTGTAATTATACAGTGACCTCTAGTGGTTCATATCTGCTTCAGTCATTAGCCAAATTCAAGCCCAGCCCCAAACTTCACCCTCACGATACAAGAGGTGAACTAAAATAACTGCCATTCCTCTTCAGTCTGCGACTTCTGAGTCATGCAGTGCTGTGGCGCACAAGTCCTCGGGAGCACTCGGGTGAAAAGGGCACTCGTAGGACAGCCTCGAACATCACGGCAGGTGCACGATGCTGCCTGTGGTTTTCACTGTAGTGCTTGTGCTACGTAAAAACAAATGATCCTGAACAACTAATAAGCTAAGATTTGAATTACATAACTACTGGATGTATACTTTGCCTGATGGATTGGAGAAAGCGATGCTCAAAGAATGCTCGGATACAGAATGAGGAGCTATCCAGACATCAGAGATCATCTGGCAAGATATGTGACCTGATGAAAGCTGCCATGAACCCCAGCAGGATGACTGTGCATTCAAAATGAAACTTGCTGTTTCTGGAACGGCTTTGTAAATCCAGATACGTCATGTACCGTACTCCACAGGTGTTTCCACATATAGTTCGTTATAAAGTTTAAACAGAACCCTGTTCTCTTCCTGGTCCTCTTGTCACACCCTTGTCACACCTCCTTTAAAAATGCAAGCAGGATATGTTATACACTGATGTTATTTTCATAAGGCAGATGAGAGAAACAGGATTGGTTTAAACTTAAGAGGACGAGCACAGGGGAGATGAATTTTGCTGCAGAAAAACACCATCCCACACCC from Brachyhypopomus gauderio isolate BG-103 chromosome 8, BGAUD_0.2, whole genome shotgun sequence harbors:
- the tgm5l gene encoding LOW QUALITY PROTEIN: transglutaminase 5, like (The sequence of the model RefSeq protein was modified relative to this genomic sequence to represent the inferred CDS: deleted 2 bases in 1 codon); the encoded protein is MEALKLQYVNLDKPQNHKHHRTEGLSSSSLVVRRGQPFRLTLGFSGPLKRITDDLILRAVLDGLHFDIPFTLSREPPQSQWAAQFQQAGPGPTSPYRATVWVVSPATAPVGVYRLQLLLRSPSGSHSGRTGQFALLCNPWCEADSVWLPDENMREEYVRNDFGLLYQGTPKNIIFRPWGFDQYERGILDICMTLLQVSNEHKRNWRQDYGQRADPVYISRVVSAMINCNDDCGVLEGNWSEDSSGGIPPSAWTGSGDILRQWALSRFRPIKYGQCWVFAGVMCTVMRALGIPTRVVTCFNSAHDTNGNLVIEEYYNEAGEKLPQGRDSIWNFHTWVECWMKRPDLGSGLDGWQVLDPTPQERSGGVYRCGPAPVRAVRERRLNTPYDTPFIYAEVNADVCVYVVCPGQKQTCTMDTERVGTLICTKSLGSNRLQDITSTYKHSKDATLNMALSVPGLPEAHGTRSAGGLSVGLHLVNVPVMGEHVTFSVTVTNKDNVRKSVREHVNAQAKSYNSSPSRTLWEARNLIQLAPHESKVLKHQIPSSQCAALGDSHLVNLAVVLVDTTSQERVLASEEFNISSPVINIQVENEDSIVACDGQIAVVTFTNPFSWALSGVLAVTGAGLLEDKVFLRVALLKPGETMETTVKFTPKMAGIKMLHASLRTNNNGAVIRGFKTITVLPATQSHF